In Glycine max cultivar Williams 82 chromosome 15, Glycine_max_v4.0, whole genome shotgun sequence, the DNA window TGTGAAATTGGGTTATGGCTACCTCATAAGCCATCGCTTGTACTTATTGCTGGCACCACCTCTCCTTGCAGTCTTCATTGCTCGTATTGGAAAGTTCACTTGGCAAGACCTCTATGAGAAATATGGCCTCATTGAGGTCCTATTTATATCAGCACTTTTGTGCCTAATGCTATATTTTTATGCTGACTTAACACCCGGCTCTACCTATTTGCTTGATTTCTCATGTTTTCTCCCTTCAAATGAATACAAGGTAAAAACAAACACACTTTTTCTTAACTAGTACCCACTCTTCACAAGTGTGGATGAGTTTTAGCTTTTATTGTCATCTTTAGTCTATCTTCATTGTTTAGTTTTGAGTAAGTTGAgtatgtatttataattttataatttaactatGTGTATTAACTTTATAATAACGACCTTAAAAGTCACACTAACATATATACAAACCTGAACACTTAGTTTTTTGGCAATATGCTTGAGGGGGTAagcctatttattttttaaattccaaTGTTGGCATGCATTCAATAATAGGGTATTTATGCAGATCTCTAAGGCAGAGTTCATTCAGTTGGCCAAAAAATCTAGGAATTTCAATGAAACCGCCATTGAGTTTCAAGAACGAGTTCTTAAGAAATCTGGCATAGGCGATGAAACCTACCTGCCAAAAGGAGTTTTCCGCCCTGGTTACAGAAACTCACTGAATGATGGCAGGCAAGAGGTATCAATGGTGATGTTTGGGGCAATTAAGGACCTTCTTGCTGCCACAAAAGTGAAACCAAAGGATATCAGAATCCTGATCGTAAACTGTGGAATACTAAACACCACCCCATCCCTCTCATCAATGATAGTAAACCATTTCAAGCTTAGGCATGATATCCATAGTTTCAACCTTGGTGGGATGGGTTGCGCTGCTGGAATCACAGCTATTGATCTTGCTAAAGACCTTCTGGATGCTTATCCAAGAACTTATGCACTTGTAGTTAGCACAGAAGCTGTGAGCTCTACATGGTACAGTGGCAATGACATTGACATGTTGCTTCCCAATTGCTTCTTCAGAATGGGAGCTGCAGCCATCATGCTCTCAAATTTCTGTCTAGATAGATGGCGCGCCAAGTATGAACTCAAACAGGTATTTCTCCATAGAATTTGACTCCTCTAAAGTGAAAcgagaaaacaattatatacaGTTCTTTATGGTACTTTTGGTGCTGTTATCTAATTTGAATAAGAGTATTATCTCAGTAATCTATGCAATATAGGTTTACATTTACATTAAAGGTCAACATAGATTATCGAAATAAAACTTCAATTCTAATTAGAGAACAATAAAAAAGCACTAAGGGACTGTATAAAAATTTTGTCCATAAAGAGTGGATACACCTCTACTATGTTACTTTATACATGTACCTCTTAATGTCATTATAACTTTTGTTAAGTTTTCTATGAGATCAATTTTAGGATCATTATCTTAATGCTTTGATCTATGACTAATGCATGTGGCAGCTGGTCCGAACACACAAAGGGATGGACAACAGAAGCTACAAAAGCATACATCAAAAGGAAGACAGTGAAGGGAGGAAGGGCATTTCTGTGAGCAAAGATGTCATAGAGGTTGGAGGCCATGCATTAAAGGCCAACATCACCACACTAGGCCCACTAGTGCTACCCGTTTCAGAGCAGCTTCACTTCTTCACCAActtgatcttcaagaaaaagaaaacaaagccaTACATTCCTGATTACAAGCTGGCATTCGAGCACATGTGCATTCTGGCAACAAGCAAGAAAGTGCTGGATGAGATTCAGAAGAATTTGGAGCTCACAGAGGAGTACATGGAAGCATCAAGGAAGACATTGGAGCGATTTGGCAACACATCAAGCAGCAGCATTTGGTATGAACTGGCTTATCTTGAGTTAAACTCAAGGATCAAAAGGGGTGATCGGGTTTGCCAGATAGCTCTTGGGGCCGGGTTCATGTGTAACAGTGTTGTGTGGAAGGCCCTTAGGAATGTTGGGAGACCCAAGCAGAGTCCTTGGATTGAGGATGAATGCTGAACTAGTAGTATAGCTACATAACTTTATTGCATGCTGCTAACAAAGAACCTTAAAAGGAGAAACATTGAGCCAAGGCTGCTGTATTAGTGAATGACACTGATACTCTATTGTATCTGGCTAAAATTATAgtagtatttcttttttcttcggTTGTGGGTTTTTTTCTTcagaaaaatataatagtatCTCGGAtcctatttataagaaacaattatttcttataaatagcACTGGAGGTACTAGTATTAATTAGGAGAttggaaaatttaattttaaaaaatattctgaaGAATAAAAAGCTGGAGTTGTAGATCTGTGATAGAACTATACTCAAAATTGAATGCCACCAGCAGCAATGGTTACAAATAGTTTGAGGTCTCATCACCCTCTTATTATTCCCCAATTTTCTCTCTGCCCTAACTAACTTCTCCCATTCTATTTATAGGTTGTTAACTAACCGTTAGTTATCCCAGTGTTTTAACTAACTGACGGCTTTTTAATTCTTCCAAAGATATCTCCTAACATACATTTTTCCCCATCTATCTAGTCCTCGAAATTTCTACCAGAATGGGCTTaacatacaaaatcaaaatatttaagtattatatTGGGAGCAATGATACTCGTACATGAATCACTTATAATTTCATACATCCTaccaatacttttttttttttatctttctatttccatcacatcataaattctattatacgaatattttttttatcctctttTACTCTCTAGATATTGGATAGCATATTGGCTGTTCACCTAACATTTTTCTTACATTAGATGTTCTCACCAACACTTTCTTTTGATTTAATTAGCAGCCCCTTCCTGAAAAAACGAGGGCGGTGTCAATTGGGATGTTAGTGAAAGAAAAGGCTTCAAACTAaagaacaaaaatttaaaatctgacAGAAATCACATTTGATCATCTGATATGATGTAGCAGCAATCTCCATATAATTGGAAGAGGAAACCACCATTTTGGTCTTTGAAATTGTAACACCTTCTCAACTTGGTTCCTGAAATtaacaaacttaaaaaaaaaaaattctgaaataAAAATCTATGGAATTGGCTTTCAGTAGCCATGTAGATCCAAATTGTCACGACCATTTGTTAACACTCTTAACCGTGCTGAATTGACCCATTCAGTGATGAGAAGTCTCCACTTTCCTCGGTCAGAGGAGGAATGACATTACCTTCCGAACGGAAAACTCGGTCCAGCAATTTCAACACTGCATTTGATTCAGGTCTCATACATATCCTACATGTCATATTCAGTTGGGGGAGAATGAAGTAGTTGCTTTGCTTCATTGCACAATTGCAAACACTTAGTTTGTCCCACAGCTGAAGGAAACTTGTAGAATTTACATGAGATAAAAAGTCCAATGTAGTGTTGCGATTGCTGGTACTGAGTTGCCATTCGAAAGGAAACTCACCCCTGTTCTAACCATAGAAATTAAAGACTTGTCAACAATGAGAATAGTATTAGGAAAATGTCTCTAATTTCGAGGATCCAATTTCCCCTGATATTGTCATGTCCCttcaaaacataaaagagaaaaggtgAACATCAAGACAGAAAAACAAACAGAGACAGGTTACATTTTACTGAGTGGCCTCAACATAAAAATAGTACGATGGATATGAAGCAAAATGGAGGATTTGAGCGGCTATATGAAGCAAGGAAGCCAACAGGCACTAGGGTTTCTGGACCTTTTGACATCTGAGGAGAAAGATTTATTACCTGTTAGAATGAAAGAATGAGCAGGTGGATGAGAGTGAGGGCCACTTAGCTAAAAAACAATCGTCCTGAAAATGGAGGGGGAAGAAGTTTTAATGGATTGAACAATGTGGTATAAGTTTGGAGATTAATCCCACAGTGATGAAGGGAAAATGAATGACATGAACTCGAAGGCATAGAGGTACGAAGAGAAATGAGTTGGGAGGGGCATCTCTTCTAGTGTGTGGGTTATGAGAAAGGATTGAGAGTGAGTTTATTTATGCTAGAGTCATAATTAAGGGAAGATCATGAGAGGAGGAACGAGAATCAGAGGGTGTGGTCCTGTGAGAAAGTTGCGTGTTGCGTGTTGCATGTTAAAATCAATGACAGTATCCATGCATGCAAGTTTGCTGGAACTTAATTTGTTACACAGTTGTACCGTACCCCTTGCATGAAATGGGAAAGAAAAAGCCAGCCAAAAAGTAAGAGAGAAACTAATTTGAATAATTActatatcaaaattcaaaaagctACACCATGCCTTGCAAATTGCAATGACCTTAAGACCACAAACCTATCTACACAAAAGCAAGTCTCCGCTAAaatgaactttaaactttatTGAAATTGTGCATTAACAACTTCAGATTTTGGTTTATTTGTGGTTAATATAAACCgagaaattattttctaactagAGCTCTACTAAATGTAACaaattcacaaatcacaatGAAGCTCGGCCATATATATGTCTTTAGGCCCGTCCAAGCTTGTAACAAATTCACAGAATCTCCCCGTCCAAGCTCTTCGGGAAAGCCATATATGTCTTTTGCCCAAAGTCAGGTTTCAAACACTTTTCCAAGTAATAAGTTCACGTTATTGAATTCTGCCAACTTATTAGATACGCGTttgtaaaattgtttttgaacAACATGATTtggtaaatttgattttaaattaaccGTGAGTTTTGTTGTAATTTGATCTTTGTTTgaataacaaatattaaaagattaattttgacTGATAAAGTTGTTTAGAAATTTgttatcaaaattgattttggatgtcaaattatcaaaatatgcATGTACATGTGTCTGAtctttctcattcatcaagACAATTGGGGTATACTTTGAAACATTTTGTGATTCAAGTTTAAGGTGATTGTTAGGGATttgacaagtgtaccaaatgtTCAAGTAATAAAGTTTTGGAAGTCCGAATATCGAATTTCATAGGAATTTTGTGTTGTActtattttggatatttttcaatttataagaggaagaaataataaaagagaagGGTAGAAGATAGAAtaggaaataaataataaggaattataaaaagcaaaagaattAAGAGCAGAATAATTCAAGAGGAAATTCGATGGAATGCAAGTGTTAGGACCTAACATGTCTTGTTTGTCTAGGatgtatgattttataatttttctttatcaattcagGTGATTTTATTCTATCCACATATGCTCATTTACTTGTTCCTGATTTCTCATGATGACAAGCCTAATTTACTTATCTATCTCCCAAGTTCCTttgaaaagattcaacaaataaaatgcatgaagtctaaattctagatgtttgcagaAATGTATgggcataaaattatcattctatGTTTAGCAATGACTTTCTTATGaaatcttttcttcttgttctattaGGAGTTACCATCTTCCGagcatctaacccctaaaactaatgcatgcatattttcttcagatcttatttagaagttaccctctctCGAACGTCTAACCCCcaaaagaatataaagatgaataatgcaagataaaaatagaaaaaaataatagaataaaaaaaacctgGAAAAAGATTCttgttgcattgataaatatgagaAGTACACCACACATCGTTGATTTTTTAGGTTTGTCAGCCCCTAACTAAGGGTTTGGTCAGGGTTTGGTCACTCATGGTCATGAGGACTTTACTTTACAATGTGAgaagtgaaagaaagaaagaagtaaagatgGTAAGAGAAAGGAGAGGAAGAGTTCTCATGCTTTAGGTAGTAGTAAAAGTGTTTTGAAACTCGGTATGTCATTTCCCCTTGGTCagactctctatttatagctgctgaagtgggctttgggccttcgtaAGCTCGTTTAGCGCATCCATTCTCGCTCAGCGCGTGTAGATCGTGTGCTTAGCAAGCAcctctcgcttagcgcatgcTGCGCGTTGAACACAAGTTCTAACTCTCGTGCTTAACGCCTGTGTCTTTCATCTCTCTTAGCGCGAGCTGCGCGTTAAGCGAAAGA includes these proteins:
- the LOC100813868 gene encoding 3-ketoacyl-CoA synthase 15, which translates into the protein MSKESEEFSTEIVQRGVENSGPNAGSLSFSVKVRPRLPDFLSSVNLKYVKLGYGYLISHRLYLLLAPPLLAVFIARIGKFTWQDLYEKYGLIEVLFISALLCLMLYFYADLTPGSTYLLDFSCFLPSNEYKISKAEFIQLAKKSRNFNETAIEFQERVLKKSGIGDETYLPKGVFRPGYRNSLNDGRQEVSMVMFGAIKDLLAATKVKPKDIRILIVNCGILNTTPSLSSMIVNHFKLRHDIHSFNLGGMGCAAGITAIDLAKDLLDAYPRTYALVVSTEAVSSTWYSGNDIDMLLPNCFFRMGAAAIMLSNFCLDRWRAKYELKQLVRTHKGMDNRSYKSIHQKEDSEGRKGISVSKDVIEVGGHALKANITTLGPLVLPVSEQLHFFTNLIFKKKKTKPYIPDYKLAFEHMCILATSKKVLDEIQKNLELTEEYMEASRKTLERFGNTSSSSIWYELAYLELNSRIKRGDRVCQIALGAGFMCNSVVWKALRNVGRPKQSPWIEDEC